CAGCTGATTAAGATCATTCCCTCATGGCACTTtgaaattgctttaaaatggcagcagtaTTTCACAGGAGAGACCTGTGGATGCCATCACGTCTAGCTTTGTCTAGTTATATGTAACAAGCTTCCAATTCTTATAATCAGCTCATAATGATAgcatacatgttttttttaagtctggaTGAAAAGAttaaggaagttttaaaaacaaactacaTTTGTTTTCTGGTAGAAAATGTACTAAATACTGGGACTACATCTTCCTCCTTCAGTCCCATCCCCTAGAGCCCAGGCTCTATGTTAGTTGAGTCCCCGCCCAAAATAAAGTGGGGTAAGGGAAAGATTTAAATGCATGCAGCCTTAATGATGCAGGGCAACATCTTGCCTCTGTTCCTGAAAAAGAAGGGAATCTGGAAGGGAAGCAAAAATGGCACTGAAGCACAGGGTTCAAGAAATTCTGGTGTGGTTGTTGCTATGGATGACTTTTAATTCTGTACAATTTGTTTGCGGTGCTTTCTCCCTGATCTGGAGTTGACACAGAGGACATTAACTCAGAAGCTTTGTGACCCAGAAGTTCCCACAAACAACATGAATGGTTCTCTTGGTGACTGGAGCCTGATGAGATTTCTATGCAGCTCTGGGCCACATTCCATGTAATTTTGAGGAACCGTGATCAGATTCTACCACATGAAATTTAGAGAATCATCAGTGGGGAGGCCCAGTGTGGTTTGGGGATGCAATActgaaaaaggcagagggagtTATATCACCTTGCCACTTCCTGTTTTCCCATTAAAAAATGCCTCTTCTTTCTACATTAaccctggagggggaaaaagataAGTATGTATCTTTTCCCTATTTGGCCTTAAAGTAATGTGGGGGAGGACATTTTTGACCAGAGAGGCATCAGGTGAATGAGAGTTAAATACTTCTTCCCCAGGGGAAGAATTTATGCCCCTCAAACACATGTTCTCCCAGGACCCTGGCTTAGATCCATCTTGCCATCCCTCACCCACACATATCAATGGCTGCTTTTTTTGCTTTTAATCatgtgcagcttggtgtagtcccTGTGTTCTGTATAATACAGTTGTTTTCTTTGGAAGCCTACCAGTAATATTATGGAACATCTAAGGAAAGTGTATGAGGGGGGAAGGCGGCATGGTatagctggatctcatcagacctcagaagctaagcagggtcaagtacttggaagggagcccTCTAAGGaagagtctgcagaggaaggcaatggcaaatcatctctacttctcactggccttgaaagccccctgctggggttgccataagtcagctgtgacttgacagtactttatATGCATGTaaagaaaatatatacaaatcaGTGAAGCCATATACAGCTTAGTGaaacttttttttaatatcctagaaagctgcagctggaggagatGTTGCCTCTAGTGCTGATTGGGTGTTGGATCCTGCTGAACTTGCAAGTAAATTTAATTCCAAGACAAAAGCTATTGTACTGAATACCCCTCACAACCCTGTAGGAAAGGTGAGTCCCGTTTTTCAGGCTAATAGTTACATGTAGTAATATTGCACCTGAATACATTGCTTAACACattgtttccctttttctttttaaaaaggtctatAACAGAGAAGAGCTCCAGAAAATTGCTGATCTCTGTATTAAACACGATATCTTGTGCATCAGTGATGAAGTATATGAGTGGCTGGTATACACTGGAAAGAAGCACATCAAAATTGGTACCAATAGCATGAAGTTGTATAGATGCTGGTTCATGGGGAAATTTAAACATATAATACATAAATTATTCTACAGATGCAACATTTTTCTCttcttaatgggattttaaaataaaaaaaacaaccctactTGTTTCAAATGTAGAGAATTTGTTCATGAAGTAAGAAGTGACTGTGTGGTAATATTAGGTCTGTCATAATTCGAGCATATGAGATGAAATAATACAAATGAAAGCAGACTAAAATCGAATTGTTCACAGGCAAAAGACATATTGGTACAGGCTCAGGAAATAGGATTGTACCTCATGGTATTTAGAATACAAGTTGGCAATACATTTTATGAAATAACATTGTGAAGAATAAAATCCCCAGCATTATTAAATGAGTTCAAGATTTATTGACAGCTAGCTGTTTTTAACTGCTTAACCTTAAGGGATCTTTGTGGGGCTAATAGCTTTTCTAGGCATAAATTGGATCCTGTGAAGGATTTCTACAGGTGGAACAGGTGATCATTTTTCTCTTGTTCCACCTCCCCACGACCTGTGCTACAGACCATTGACTCACACTAGAGCAGCACTAGAGAGAAATCTGGGGCTGCAGTAGGAGAGAGAGGTCCAGTTCTGCAGATGAAAACTCATTCTGTCTACAGAAATCTCTGTTAGATTCAAGACAGTAAATCTCTGCAACTGCATACTTCTGACCAGACCTCTTTGGGTCTGGAGTAAGTTGCATTGCTAAACACGGGCAGTGCATCCAAGGAAGTTCCACCTGGGTCAGGAGGGGTGTTAGCATCAGAAAGCACAGGACATTGAAACACATGTTCATGTGTGAATCTTCTGGGATCCTGAATGTTCTGTTGCAGCCCAAACTAGTGGTGTGACCTCCTGAAACCCCAGTGCTTGTTTGTGCTGCCCAAGGATCTTGTAAGAATCATGATAGTCTCATGTTGCAGTTAAAATGAATATATCTAGCTTGCATAGttgtaagagagaaattttaaatatttttgaaacaaAGCAGCAAGTTGTTCTTTTATCTGTTTATGTTTCTTGCTGAATTTCATAACAAGGAAATCATTTTGCTTGTTAAACCAATCCAGTAATTTCTCCCTTCTGTTTTGTAGATGTAATTATCTCTCACTCCCAGGCCTTTGAGGAAGATGACAATTAGTAATGAACATAGCACTGATCCCTGTATAAATACCCATCTCTTCAGCCTGGCACCACCCACATTTTGACAAGTGTTGTGTTCTAGCCTGCAAACACTTGCCTGCCTTAATGTACTACTAAAACTATATCAATTAAAAATGTTGTGTTATAAAATCAACAACTGTAGAAAAGTTTGTTGTGAATTGTTTAGACTAGATTTCATTCTGAAGTATATCTTATccatccatttggtgcctcttaataattgtgaaatagCCTTGGGGGATTGACtttctggcctctccagggccaatcagggtgcagcaggctgcaccctgattggccctgctcctacagctcctgccctccctgtccaagttggaatagggccaatcaggatgcagccagctgcaccttgattggccctgcccctacagctcccgcccttcctcaccaagccctcaccccttgcctcacagactgcctggctgttagagccagccaGCCTGTGTCTCTgccactccacttgcagggccccaggtaagaggcctggctggggggggggggggagggagcgcttcccaaaggcctggaaaggcctcgCACAGGCCCCGGGTATGCTATCAAGGTCTTTGGGAAGCCATCCAAccaaggtggggaggagagggagcgcttcccaaaggcctgcaaaggccttACAGAGGGCCCGGGTGTGCTATCAAGGCCTTTAGGAAGCCATCCGGCTGAGGGgggatggaggggagagggagcgcttcccaaaggcctgcaaaggcttTGCACAGGCCCCGGatgtgaccctttcaaagcccattcttatgaacgggctttgtcACTAGTGGTAGTATTAAAATCACTCTAAGCACCCtcatttactttttctttttagatACCTTGACATGGCATTTTGTTCTGATTATAATGTGTCACAGGCCTAGCTGTTGCATGCATTTTAATCAGTCTGATAGACATTGGAGAAAATAGAAATTTCTACTGTTTCATTTGTAtccctgttttttccccacttggGAGATACATATTCTTGATGGATGTAAAACATTTTATCATACGACAGCAAATTTGCTTCAAATATGTCAGTGCTTCCAATTCAGAGGCTAGACAAATCTAGAGGCTAGAGGCTAGACAAATCTAGCAGTAACCTCCTTTGAATAATATGGAACATActtctgagagcctcttgtggcgcagagtggtaaggcagccgtctgaaagctctgcccatgaggctgggagttcaatcccagcagccggctcaaggttgactcagccttccatccttccgaggtcggtaaaatgagtacccagcttgctgctggggggtaaatggtaatgactggggaaggcactggcaaaccaccccgtattgagtctgccatgaaaacgctggagggcgtcaccccaagggtcagacatgacttggtgcttgcacaggggatacctttacctttacctttacttctgagtagacctgcctaGGACTGCTCCTGAAACCAAGACTGTTAGCCAGTGGTACTTGTTTGCTTATGTACTTGTAACCTGCAAACCGTATACCTACATGAAAGTGATACTGGTGTCATACATTAAGCAGAGCTGGAGTTCTGTAGATGTATATGTGAATAACAGAACACAGCTCCTGCCTCTCTCCAAGACAGAGATGTTGTCATATTAAGCTCCCATCAGCTACAGTGACACATCTCTCATGatgaaaaatgtaaaatgaaTATTGCATCAACTTACAGCATATTGTGGTAGTTCTATAGTATCTGTCTAATGATATTGCCAGGCATCATAAAATGAGCATAGCCTTTCTGCTGTTGCCTAGGCAGTTTCTTCTAATGTAGAATGCTTCATCATATCTCTTATATGGCTTGTGAAAAAACGGGATCTTCACATGAGTAATGATCAGAGTTCCACAGACAGATTTAGAACTTGCATATTGCAAATGAGGATTTCCCTGCCCTCTTAAATAGGGCTAGTGCTAATTTGGCTAATATGCATGTTTGGTGGTTTACTAATAGTTCTTGGTACCTATTCAGTTATAAAAACACATTTAATCACAGTTAAGCTTCAGGTAATATCTTGTCACATTGCAGTGGTAATATTTGTAATGTGAAATAAGTAGACTGCTTTATACATACTGACTGTCCCTACAATTGTTTAAATTGCTCCTTTTTTGGCGGAAAAAAGGGTGAAATATTTGCTACCAATATTTGCTACCAAAATACCATACTGGACTTGTAAAAATGAAATGGATAGCTTTTTGGCATGTGGAAGTATTTGCTCTACAAAGAGACTAACCTATGTAGTAGATTTTTTGCTTTACATTTAATGCATGCTTATGTGGTCTGTAGAGATAGATGGTCTGCAACATTGAACCATAGAAATACACAATATGGGCCACCCAGGATGTTAGTGGAAATGGCAAGTTTCCCAGCAAAATTGGGCTTCTTCTACAAGGTCTTTAAGAAGGGATCTTAAGATGATAAATTAATACAATTTGAATAATCTTAAGATCTTCAAAAAACTGTTTATCAATGTAAAAGTTAATTGCATATGTCTTATTGTTACTCACCCTGAACCAACCAGGAAGGACGGGATAGACAAacaattaattttatattattattataacatgGAGCAAGAGTATACCTTACATCACTGTATTATTTTAACTAGTGTGAGTGAGGGCTGGCAACAAAACACAATGTGGCAGCATGTTATGTGAATGAGTGGGCACATTGATAAAGTGTGTGTTATGTGTcattgcttccaacttatggcaatgCAATAGTGACTTTCAGAAGATTATATCACCtgaacagccttgttcaggtatCACAAACTGAAGGCATTATTGATTCAATCCATCTAATATTGCTCTTCCTCTATTCCCACTTCCTTCAACATTTCCTggctttattgtcttttccagtgattcttggtGTGCTGTTTTGGGTGACATTCTTGTGTCATCCTTGACAAAACAGTCAGGGCCTAACTGCACTGCAAGAAAGTACAGCTGTAGTAGTTTTGTGACTATTGCACCTCTGTATGGGCTTTAGAGAACATGCTGACAGCTCTGATTATTAGCTTAGTGCTAAGAGCTGTTAACCTGTAATTGAGAATTAGCTGATTAATCAAAGAAGATCCGGACATCTCTCTGTTGTAAACTGGAGGTGGATGCGGATGTATCTAGCTTAAATAGTAAGCTTGTTTTATATTTGCACACTTCTTTTTGCTAAGACAGACCAATCTTCCTCGGCGGTTCTTGTCCCCCCAGCAGAAGCTGGCTTTGCGCTAGTTGGCTGATTCTTGTGACAATTATGAAGCCTTTCTGTGGAGgtccaggtcatgagagtagcccacatggcatttttTCATGTTTGCCAGATGAGgcaactagcgccctacctgtccctggactgtttggccacaatgatccatccAACGGTCACCTCCACACTGGATTCTGTAAGTcactatgcaggcctgcccttgtccttgacccagaaactccagctagtacagaatgcagctgtgaggatccttactggaacaccttggagggcccacatccagccggtgcttaGGCAGCTGTATTGATTGCCAGTcttggcctggatcaggttcaagattttggtattaacctttaaggccatttccGTCTTGGgccccacctatctgagggaccgcttgtctccttatgccccccacagggctttttgGGCGCTAATCTGCTATGGCCCTAAGGGgatgcacctggcctcaacccgggacagggcttttttggtcttggccctggccaggtggaatgagctcccagaagagctgagggccctgtcagagctttcacagttccacagggcctgcaaaatagagctcttctgccaggtcttttggTGAGGCCAGGGTACGAGCTTAAGATTAGTTGGGTCCCTCAATGGGATCAGACCCCCACACTTGCACCTGTGCATCCGGTCAGGGGGTTGCATTGGGAGGTGGATGAGAGACTTGTTTTTTACCAATCTTGCTGCTGCTATTTGGGGATACGGTTATTAGGGGTTTTGTAATCCGCCACAAGTCTTTTGgagaagtggcgggatagaaatccagtcataaataaaataaataagccattTCACCTTCCTCTACTTAGAACAGTATGCAAAGTAACTGTTCTAAAACAGATTgcttaaaaaatattgttttttttaaagcatcaaatATATATTTGATAGAAGAAACTTTGCCAAGTGCCTGATTGATAAATAAATTGAAAGCCTTCCTGGGTTGGCACTGAATTTGAAACCTGGTGAATTATTGGCAGAGGAGGAAAGCAGAAGATGGTAAAACTTGCTCTGCAGAAAAAAAATGCACTGGCTCCTGGAGTGGGGGAGGTGGTTGTCTGCATCCTTTCCCCCATACATTATATGATGTCTGAATATGGGCTGAATATGGCTGTGGCATGTAATGGCAAGAACTACCAGGCTCATTTAAACAGCGTGATGCAACTTCATTCAAAGTAATAGGCAGTTTTGTCCAATATGGGTACTTGTACTGGTGAGGTTAAAGCTTTCCATTATGTGTACCTCATATAactttctctgtgtttttcaaACAGCCACTTTGCCTGGAATGTGGGAAAGAACAGTAACTATAGGAAGTGTTGGGAAAACATACACTGTAACTGGCTGGAAGGTAAAGCAAATGATATAGTAGACAAGTTGaacaaagaaaaatgcattcCGAAGTTCAGCTGGGGTATTCTTTTATATTTCCAATTTATTATGTCATCTACAAACTCAATATGTACCcttcttttcaaaatattttattaagaaaattATGGAACCTAAACTGTCGCTCAAATGGTAGATGCCCCACAGTCCTTGAAACCTCCCTTTATATTTTATGGAGAGATCTCAAGTTTGCTATCTCAGTTTCAGAGTCAGATGTAGAAGACTGTGGTAGCATGGAGAGGGATGCATGTGGATAAAGTCAGCATCCAAAGAAGATATATATGCATTCGGACATTTTGGGGCTCATGTCTTGACAACCGCTCTCCTTCCAAAATGCTGGTAAAGGCTGAAAGACCCTCTAATGCAGGAAGACTAAGCATGAAGGGCTGCAATCAACACTAAATCATCTTGTAAATGTGTAGCCATATTCTAGATCGGGTCATGAGGGCCTTATATATAAAACATGCCTTGATCCAGACTTCAAATCTAAGTTTTGCTCCAGTTCTGTACATTCATGGGGCTGATCTACTCAGGTCATTTTtgttattgaattttattttagaaaGTTTCATTTTGTGGCAACCATGAATACAGAGATAAATACACAACTAAATGCTCATACTATTGATTGCAGAATATTTTCTAGAAAAACAACTTTTATTCTTCCTGGCAGGAAAGTTGGACAGATGTGTAAATAACGATTCACTAGGCAAGGAAGTTTTTGAAATTCATAAGAACATTTGTTGGGGGAGCTATCTTAAACCAATCTACTTCGAATTGTCCTATTATTCTCAGTGAAGCTTCTTCCTGGGAAAGTGCTCTAAGAATATAAATAGCCAACCGACAACAGCAAATGAGCAAAGCAAACAGTTTTGTGGGCTTATTGGGAAGGCCAATGTGAAGTACTTAAAGATAAATTAAATGTGATTGCCTCCATGCTTTCCAGCTCCTAATACTTTGTAAAATTCCAGTAAACTGCTAGATATTTATtactgtttatatatttttttgtttaagCTTGGGTGGTCCATAGGTCCCCAGCATCTGATAAAACATTTGCAAGTCGTTCAACAAAATTCACTCTATACATGTCCAACTCCATTACAGGTGGGTATAGATGCCTGCAGAAGCAAACAGTCTATCCTAAGTTTGATATATTAACCCATCAGGCCTAAATGCATCATAACATAGTAGGTCCCGTTCAAATGAAGGATGGGAGACATTCCTCTGCTTTTTGCACTGACAAGAATGAGCCTTGTGTGGCCTGTCATATACTCTTCCTATGTCTTTGAATAAAGATGTTGTCCTGATCTAACACTAAAGACTGCATTTAGAAACAAGTTTCTTATGCAAATTTCAGCGGAGGTGTGTGGGAAGTTCTCTTCGTCTAATAACTTGTTTATATATTAGATACTGTTACAAATTGGTGTGTTTATGTTTCTTGGCCTACTCTTCTGTAGTGGCAGCAGTATTGCAGGGTATATTGAGTGAAGTGTATCATTACACTGATGAACTATCTAGTGGGACGGGTAAAGGGTCACCAAACCCTGTGCGTGTGTGCAGGAtcactctctcactctcactctcaccAGTGGTGTAAGCAAGGGACTTGGTTCTAAAGCAGAACTCTCATATGATGGGGGAAACCTGCTTACTCTAAGAACTGGTGGGGATTGGGGGAGGGTGTTGCTGTCTAACCTTGAAAGAGCTGTTGGAACAGGTTGTATTAGCTGGTTAACTCTAATGTTTCTTATATTCACTAATTTGGGAAGTTCCATTTTTGAGGCTATTAAAACGGACTTGGGACACATTGTTGTCTTTCATCTGAATATCTGTTTTACTGGGCAGAAGCCCTTTAAGGAGAAGTGCTTAATTTAAAAGACTTTGGAGTTCTCAGCATTCTTTTAATGAAGCAATTTAAGTTGTTCTGGATTGCTGGTATTATGTCCCTCTCTTGCTAACTCGTGGTTCAGCATGATTTTCTTTATTGATTTTGACTTTCAGGAGGCTGTGGCACAAGCTTTTTTGATAGACTTCAAACGAATGGATGAGTCAAGCTGCTACTTCTACTCTCTGCCTAGGGAATTGGAGGGCAAGCGGAACCAATTGGCTCGGATGCTGCAAGAAGTTGGACTGAAACCAGTTGTTCCAGAGGGAGGCTACTTCATGATTGTTGATATATCCGCACTAAGTTAGTGATCTTTTAAATTCTGTAGCAGGGATGAGAGTATTATGAGGACTGTGTTTACTTATTTCCTTTATGAACGGTTCAGATAACTGGAATATAATATTCATTAAGATAATGAATCTTGTGCTTCAGTGAGGGTGGCAGAACAGTACATTATTTCCTTCTGAAGCCCTGTATCTCTTCCTGTAACATAGTGAAACCTAATGTTATTGTACTAGATGTGCTTCAGCAGCACCAATCAATGAAAAGGAGGCAAGCAAAGAAGGCTGTTTTGGGGAGCAGCATCCTCTTTTAATTGTTGTCTAGCTCAACAATTAAAGCTAgtcctccccagtggggacttaAGAGTGGCTTCCAACAGTGCTATCCTCTCCCCcatcttattctcacaacaaccttgcaagataagttaggctgaggaagagtgactgacccaaggttacctagTGTCCTTCTATAAAAGAGTTGCCATTTGGATCTCCTAGATGTATCCACACTAAGATAGTGACTGTTTTATTCTATGACAGGGATGAGAGTTTTATGACCAGAAATACTCTACTTTCTGCACTATGTATGCTCTTTATAGCATGCTGGCTTCAGTATGCAAACTGGGGAAAGGAAAGTATAATGGAACATAATGTCTCTTAAACATACAGTTTTCCTCCCTAGCTGAGTGTATGGTCCAAGTGGAAGCTCTTTTTCTCCTTGACTCTACTGTTCTACAAATATCTGTGTGAAAATACTCTTAATTTATAGAAAGGGCAAGTCCTGCAAAAGTAATGTTTTTCTGTTGCTTGTTTAAAAGATGTGGACTTATCAGACATGGAAGAGGATAAGCCTTATGATTATAAATTTGTGAAATGGATGATAAAAAACAAGGTAAGATTATTTGTCTTTGTTTTCCCTCTTTTACTTTCTTATTCAAATGCATACATCAGATTTCTAAAGTAAGATTTTGAAAAGAATGGCCCTGAGCTAAAAAATTAGGAGCACACTAGAAGGCTGCAGGCCCAAATTTGAGCTTAAAAGACTGTGTACATCtcggagctggaaaaagtaccCAAGAAAGCAACCCAGATGTTTAAGAGGTGCACCTtctctttgaggaaaggctgaggagttGGTGTAGAAAAGAGTCAAAGGGTATGGGgcatgatagagatttataaagtTATGTCTAGGGTAGAGAGAATCAACAACGATAACCTTCCCCACATTCCCAggatactagaacttgagggcatctactgctgatgggcagtagatttaggatggacaaaaggaaatacatctttacacagcaaattattaaaatatggaattcactgctagaggATGTCGTGACAGCCACAGAcatacagttttaaaaggggattagataggcACAAGGAAGATAGGTCTTTaatgtgctactgaactcttgctcttttctaggtctatcagtagctactagccatagtgactaaagggaacctctgcGCTAAGAAGTAGTCAAGCCCTGAATCCCACTGCAAGGAagccacatcaggggaaggccttgacctctgccctgttgctggtcctcgagaggaactggttggacactgtgtgggagaggatgctggactagatggaccactaaacagggctcttcttatgttcatgttCTTAAACTTTCAGGGCAATCGTATGCTGTTACTCCAGTTTCAGCCTGTTGAAATTCTTGGATCTCTATGGACTAACCCAACTTAGGATAGCATTGGTTGTGAAAACATCTGTATTTTGTTATTTCAGAAGCTGGCAGCTATCCCTCTCTCCTCATTTTGTAGTCCAGAGACCCAACAGAATTTTGAGAAGTACATCCGGTTTTGCTTCATCAAAGTAAGTTTACAAGCTGTACATAAAGAATACTTAGCATACTATTATACAGTTTGTTTGTGCAGCTCTTAAACAAAATAGTTTCATATTGAAATGTCATTCTCAGGTAGCTGAGCAACATTTGACATTGCTACAAAATGCTCAGTAATTGTAATAATCCTGAAAGATAAACCACATTATCTTCATTCTGCAAACTTCAGATGGTTTTGCAAACCCTGATAGGGTTGCCCAACAGCCTGTACAAAAATGTCCTGCcactttaatagaagcttaatgagTGGAAAGGggtagctgaagcttttcatggcatggaaataaagaatgtcacctgataaatagcttcctttaagcctctattaaaagaaCAGAGCACTCCACCCACCCAGCAGAAATTGGAAGTTTTAAATGTGATGATAGTAGCTTGACTAAGAAAGCAACCTTAAGCAGATCTACTGAGAAGTATGTCAGTGTTATTTGGTGGTGCTTTCTCCCGGGAAATATTCTTAGATTACAGCCTAAGGGCCAAAGTAGACATGTAGGTTTGCTCTTGTCTTGTGCCTCCCAGCATAAATGAAGGAGGGAGAATTGGCAAAATAAGAGGGAATGTTTGCTTCTGATGCAGTCTAGTCATTGAGAAATTACTGCAAAAATTTGACATCTGTCTTGTTATAAGACTTAGCAGTACAAATGTAAGGAAAGAGCTGAAATCCA
The nucleotide sequence above comes from Paroedura picta isolate Pp20150507F chromosome 4, Ppicta_v3.0, whole genome shotgun sequence. Encoded proteins:
- the KYAT3 gene encoding kynurenine--oxoglutarate transaminase 3 isoform X3, whose product is MTFRHKNAKRIEGLDSNLWVEFTSLAADPSVVNLGQGLPDISPPNYLKEELAKVAFVNRLNQYTRGFGHPLLVKALSQVYGKVCGRTIDPHTDILVTIGAYGSLFSAVQGLIEVEDEVIIIEPYYDCYADMVKMAGAKPVYIPLRRKAAAGGDVASSADWVLDPAELASKFNSKTKAIVLNTPHNPVGKVYNREELQKIADLCIKHDILCISDEVYEWLVYTGKKHIKIATLPGMWERTVTIGSVGKTYTVTGWKLGWSIGPQHLIKHLQVVQQNSLYTCPTPLQEAVAQAFLIDFKRMDESSCYFYSLPRELEGKRNQLARMLQEVGLKPVVPEGGYFMIVDISALNVDLSDMEEDKPYDYKFVKWMIKNKKLAAIPLSSFCSPETQQNFEKYIRFCFIKEDSTLDAAGKILKNWKKH
- the KYAT3 gene encoding kynurenine--oxoglutarate transaminase 3 isoform X2, with the translated sequence MFCAQPYFCSVGIRESLLKIIYPLRFVRFSTSPTMTFRHKNAKRIEGLDSNLWVEFTSLAADPSVVNLGQGLPDISPPNYLKEELAKVAFVNRLNQYTRGFGHPLLVKALSQVYGKVCGRTIDPHTDILVTIGAYGSLFSAVQGLIEVEDEVIIIEPYYDCYADMVKMAGAKPVYIPLRRKAAAGGDVASSADWVLDPAELASKFNSKTKAIVLNTPHNPVGKVYNREELQKIADLCIKHDILCISDEVYEWLVYTGKKHIKIATLPGMWERTVTIGSVGKTYTVTGWKEAVAQAFLIDFKRMDESSCYFYSLPRELEGKRNQLARMLQEVGLKPVVPEGGYFMIVDISALNVDLSDMEEDKPYDYKFVKWMIKNKKLAAIPLSSFCSPETQQNFEKYIRFCFIKEDSTLDAAGKILKNWKKH
- the KYAT3 gene encoding kynurenine--oxoglutarate transaminase 3 isoform X1, with translation MFCAQPYFCSVGIRESLLKIIYPLRFVRFSTSPTMTFRHKNAKRIEGLDSNLWVEFTSLAADPSVVNLGQGLPDISPPNYLKEELAKVAFVNRLNQYTRGFGHPLLVKALSQVYGKVCGRTIDPHTDILVTIGAYGSLFSAVQGLIEVEDEVIIIEPYYDCYADMVKMAGAKPVYIPLRRKAAAGGDVASSADWVLDPAELASKFNSKTKAIVLNTPHNPVGKVYNREELQKIADLCIKHDILCISDEVYEWLVYTGKKHIKIATLPGMWERTVTIGSVGKTYTVTGWKLGWSIGPQHLIKHLQVVQQNSLYTCPTPLQEAVAQAFLIDFKRMDESSCYFYSLPRELEGKRNQLARMLQEVGLKPVVPEGGYFMIVDISALNVDLSDMEEDKPYDYKFVKWMIKNKKLAAIPLSSFCSPETQQNFEKYIRFCFIKEDSTLDAAGKILKNWKKH